CTGGGTAAACACAGTGAGATGAAAACAATCTAGACAAGAACAACTACCCACAAACCTGTTCCATGGAATAAGGCAATCTGGGAAGCAGTAGCAAAGCATCTTGCAAAGATTGCAAGGTATGAGTCAAAGagctaaggaaaaatatttttctaatcaCGTCCAGAAACAAATGTTTAATTAGCTCAGAAAACGGTGAAAGTTGGCACTGAAGTAGTCTCAACAATAGTTATTTAGTAAACGGTATGCATTTTATTATAGTTTTATGACAGTTAATACTGATATGTCTAAGTAGTCTTACATTTATTACTCATTACATATTCTGTTTAATTCCAAAGTACAGATTGCCAATATTTCAGGTAATGAAAATGCTATTCTGGTTTTGTACACTGGGCATGATTTCCTATGTGTGATAGGAAACAGATAGAAGACTACTATAGTTTATTATATATTTCTGCCCAATGCAAGAAATACATGCAGCCGTAGAACTATCCATTTGCACGAAATGCTACTAATCACAACCAAGTCAGACTAAACTAAACTAATTTAGCTTTTACAGGTATACACATCAGTAGACTTGAAAGCcaagcttgtttgttttattttatcttgggGTGCATAAAATCATGGTATTTGGCAGCATGGAATAAGGGACATTAAATCGGCTTTTATGCTGTTGTTAAGGAACCCATAGAGGATGGGATTCAAGCAGCAGGACATCATACCCAGTAAATGGCATATGCAATATActaatttaaaatgtctgttagAAATGAGAGTGGCATTAAAATCCGTCACAATGTGGAAAAGGTGAAGAGGCATCCAACTGAAACCAAAAACTAGGATTAGCACTGTCAGTCTGCAAAAAACTCTCCTAGATCTTGTCTTAATTCTGATGATGGATCGGGATAACGTAATCATGTCCTGGatctctgtattttcttctggGATCATCTCAAAACAGATAGGTATCCCAGGGATGAATTTACTGGAGGAAGAGAGCTGGCTTTTTTCTGTGCCAGAGGTATCTGGGAGGTCTCTGGAATGAGTATCCTGATGATGCCTTGAAATAGCTGGCATCACACTGGAAGTCTTTTTACTGTATCTTCTGTGGTGCTTTCTGCCAAAGGCGCAGCACCATCTGGAATGGCTGGAGGGCTGCACCTGCGTGCCGGTACTCTTAGAGGGATGAAGAGTTAGGTTTACCATCTCCTTTTCTTCaaacttgttttccttgtttgACAGTCTGGAACCTATGCTCCTGCAGACGCTGGTGTGACTAGCGGTTAAACACACCAGCGGCAATATATACTGCATGAACAATAAGGCTATTGTAAAGGCGATTCTGTAGGAATCGGAAGGCCATGACTCAATACACAAGAGCCTGTTCTCCAGTGCCTCTAAATTCAGAGTTTTGCTGAGGTCCACAATTTTGTGGAAAACTGGCAGAGGGGAGCAAATGGCAAAGCCAAGGGCCCAAATGGTCACTATTAAGAAATAGCCTTGTTTTGCTGTTAAATTGCTAGAAAGGGGATATTTTATCATACGGTACCTGACTGCAGCAATAGATATTAACATCAAAGTTGAAACTAGAACTGATGCGCACTGGAGGAAGGGCATTACGTGGCACATGATAGTGCCAAACATCCATTGGTCAAGCAGGACGGATGTCAGTGTGAAAGGTGAGCAAAACAGCACAACTAAGATGTCAGAAAAGGCCAAGTTACTGATAAGAATGTTTATTATTGTCTTCTGCTTGCGCTTTAGTAGAGCCGTTAGTATAAGCAGATTTCCCATAAAGCCAGCCAGACTTATAAGTGTGTACAGCCCAATAAGAAAGTACTGTATATCATCAACACTACTCTTATAGTCTTCCCAGGCAGAAAAATTCTTTGTAGTAGCAGAGTTGTTCTTGGTCGGTGTCCTGTTGTTACGGTCTTTGAATCCTAAATCCATTTTACAGTCCTGCTTAGAACAAGAAAGGCATTAATTAGGATCTGAAGGAAGGATGATACTGCTGTTAATCAGAATGTAAAGGAACATAAATTTACCTTGTACCACCTTAATAAATTAATAGTGATGTTATTCTACTGTGAGGCAGATCCTGCATAACTTCAGGTCAACACGAATTAGTTTCGTAGGTTTTATTATGTGGCGTTCAGGACACCTAGGCCTCCTACCTGGCTGCTCACATGGGATGATGACAATTTAAGGTTCTGCATTATGAAGCTGGCTTTTAACTATGCTTTGCTATAGACCATATGGTCAGCCTTTCCATGAGGGAGCAGTTAGCTACAAAAGCAATCCATTTAGAGTCGGTGAGATTACTCATGTGAATAACAGCTCATTGCTATGAGTAAGGAAATTACAATCACCATCTGGGCATGTACCTAATCATTACATGACAGCAAATTATAATGAGAGCATCTGAAAATATATGATGTTTTGACATATGCTAACAACTGCAGTAGTATTTCTTACCTTGCTAGTAGAAAACTGACACAAAATAGGTGAAAGCTTTCAAAACGGATCAGTTTATAAGGAGATCCACTGCCAGTGATCTAAGATGGAATTCCTAATGTGGTGCATATACAAACCACCTTCTATTGAGTGTTGAACATATTTTAACTGTTACTCAAGCAGAAGGGAAAACTGCCTGTGAAACATACAAAGTAATAGGATGTAATACAGAGAGGACAGTGTTAACTGGAAGCAAACCCCACACAGCCATTTGAAAATTCAGGGAACTGCTAATTATTCAGCACAGAAACATCTAACATTAAAACCTAGCTCAGCACAAAGTTATTCTGCCTACAGAATCTTCATGTACTAgtctttcttttagaagaaataGAAAGACAAGAGAATTCAGTTTAAACTCCAGTTTAACTTAAACACCTGCATGTACTAAAGTTTCAAAGTCAAAATTCCCCAAAGTGCCAATGTCCTGTACAAAATTGCTTAATGCTGAGAAATATTAGGCAAGactaaacaaacccaaaacccataAATTGAGCAGAAGGCTAAACCTGTCAACTAAAAAAGGCAGGGCTCTTCAAGAATGTAGCTACTCTCAGTGAGCTGTATCGTGCTGACTTCTTCCAAGTGCAATAATATTATTATCGGTTTCCTCTACACATGCAGATGTGCTCCTTCCTTCACATCACAACATGAGCATCCCATTGCCTGATAGCAGGTTTGAAACCAGTCAGGAGTTATtcgagaaagggaaatgaaacttCACTCAAGAGCTAGATCTGCCCAAGTCTTGGTCACTAACCAACCAGTCATTGGCTGAGAATAGGAAGACTAgtaagaaagagggaaggaaatccCGTAACATCTTGAGAttcaaaaaacctcaaaaactcTTACAATGAATGCTCTCAAAGTGATGATGACTCTGAAGGAATGAGCTTTTCATTTATTATGTGTGCCTACATAAGTAACCCTGTGCTAAGAGGGATCATTCTGTGTAGTCTTCTATTTTAACGGATACTAGGTAGAAGGACTAACCTGTAAAGGAGAAACAAACTGCAGATGTTGTTTCTCTCTCAGAAACCTGGAGATTAGGATTGCTTCTAGAGCTTCTACAGGTATTTTCAGTAATAGTAAAATGCCCGCACATAATCATATCTGTCCCAAGGTCATACTGAGTAGTGACAATGCACACCGATGCTTAAGTTGTAGTAACAGCTATATATGTGTGGAAGTTTTGTTGATCCATGTACCAAAACTGCAGATTCCTCCCTAGACTTTTTGGTGATATTGGCTGTCATTGAAAAGATTGATCATAGGCCATAGGTTCATCACTGTGTGGAGAAAAAGTAGGCGTCCCTACTGGTAGAAAAGGCTCTCTATCTAGTTAGTCCATTCCATTTCAATTATGTGCTACGGtctgaaaagaaatctgtgtatTTTCATTCAATCTTGCTTAGTTTTATTCAATGGATTCTatgaaaagaattgaaaaaaatctgttggtgTTGCTGTTATTTCCTACTGCCACTTTCAGCTTTGGGAGACTAAAAGTGAAAAGGCAGAGAGTCTCAAGTCAGATGCACCATAATTATTTTGTCTTCTACAAATTTATATTCAGTACAGGTAATGCTAAGACTAGGGCCAAAGAACAAAATCGTATGCGTTGTTATGCTGGAACATGTTTATTAAATGAATGTTTACTGAGTTCTTCTCAAAACTGTAactgaaaattgaaaatgaaaaatgtaattgaaaGATTGTTGCCAGGTTCTGTAGATTTCTACATCTTCACGTAAAGCTCTTGCAGTACAGCTTTAGCAGAGTAGTTcatcatgtttttaatacaattctttaaaaacaaaaagtgaataTGCTGGTTTTGCTAAAGTAGACATATTTTGTTGAGACACATCAATACTGAGGAAGCTCAGCAGGAGTGGCTCTGAAgtccagcgcgggctctccagCTCCATCCCCCCTGTGCGGTGGCTGCCTTCTGCCTTGGGTGAGCGCTGAGCAGGCGCCATCTCCCCTACCACAGGTCCTGATTTCCATGAGGAAGGAGCACAGGAAGAAGCCACAACATGCTCTGGTCAGGCCCTGGCTGGACACTCGGGGCACCACAGGAGTCCACGGTGCACTGCAGCCACTTCTGCACCACCTCCCTATAGTCACGGTTTCAGAGTGacagaaagacacagagagagagaataaaactACAGTCTGTTGGTTCAACAGAGAACTGCTGTGCTGACAGAAGTTCCCTTTGCAATACGCCCAAAAagattttatgtttgttttggaTGTGTGAAATGAAAGCAGacttttcccccaaaatttcaAAAATCGCCAAGTGGATCTCTTGCTCTCCGAGCTTCCTCTCCTGCTCAGAAGGAACCAGTTGCTCTCTCAGCTTGAGTGCCACTGGCAGTAAAGATGCAAACAAAAGTGTTCCTCCCGTATCATTGCTCTTCAGTCCCCAGACTCGTATTAGCATACCACTGATTTCACAGGGCTGTGTGCACTTATTGGCATTTATCTTCCTGCTTTGTTTTAACAGCTGCTTCTATTTTTGGGGATTCGCTCACCCTCCCTCTGTCGGTTGGTCAATCCCAGTGCGGCACGTGGCCGCAGCTTTTAGGGAAATGAAGATTCCTGAAAATCCCACTGTAGGAAATAGTATTAAATAATACAGcctcttttgaaaatgttctccTCATATTTGAAGTGTATTTCTAAACTGAATGCACCACAGTGCCATGGTGCtcttgtgcttgttttcaagATCACATTTAATCAATCTGAAGGTACCTGATGAAGATTTTCTAGCTGTCAGCTCCAAAAGTTGGATCACTTTCACCTCCTACATCAATCAGTCAAGCAAATGAGGTCCCCTTTCTGTATTCCTGGTCTGCATACACTCCCTGAGCCTGTACTCAGCTACACCCGTATGAGCCCACACCCTGTGAGCTTTAAGTGGGTTTGCTTAGGTCTCCTTTAGTTTCAATGGGATGCTTGAGACAGGAGGCTAGGCTGCACAAGGCAGGAGGGACTGCAGCTTCATGGCAGGATCCAGGGATATGAATATTTACCGTAAGAATCAAATTAATGCAGTTAACATTAAATACAAGGAATGTTTGTGGTTATCTTttacagtaaaatgtattttatgacaGTTGATGTACCATGATCTTGAAAGATTTCAAATAACACCTCCTTAAATCACATTCATCTGTGATACACCCCAGTGTGACTGCCTGAATACTGTGACTTATTTTCACCAAAATCATGCTTCAGAGGAGTTTTCAGCTGCAGTTGATCTAAGGCCTGAAAGTGACAAGGAGAACTTAAACCGTTATTGAGGTTTAGCTGAGTTAGAGGTACCACATAACCTGAAATATGCTAGTTTAATATGTTTATAATCTTATAATTAATCTCATTATTGCACTTAAAGctatcatttaaaatacaaaatccatAAATCATAATCTAGGAGAGTGAATAGGCTAGGTATTTCTCTTTCTCTATGTATTTAAAGGGAAATTTTCAAGAACACAAAAGTTAGGCAGGCAACCATCCTCCTCTGAAGGCAATTGTTCTTTCAGAAAATCTTCCTTCTGTTAGATGAGATACTTATATTAAGGTTTATTCATGGATGAGGGCTTATATCCTACAATATTAGTATCTGTTAAGTTGACTCTGACTGGCTGGTGCCTGCCTGTATGGTCTAGTCAGTTCAGTCTGTATAACAGTGTCTATACAGGACAATTAATCTTTATAGCTGTGAACAATTTACAATCTTAGGAGACCTTTTTCtaccttaaaaacaaataaagacaaGCACATGCAGGGAGGAAGCAAAATGTGAAAACTCGCTGAGAAACACAACCTTTCTGCCCCCGTAATACTGGAGTGGTATCAAGactgtacagaaaataaattcagagaaaGTCTTTAAACTTCTACACAGTTGTAAAGAGTTAATATGGCAGGCTGGAACTGCCTGACCCCCTAAGCTTAAGGAAAGCACTGAGCTATGTTGTTACTACTTGAGAAAAGTTGCCCTCACATCATTAAAGACTGAGATAATGTCCGAGCCAAAAATTGAAACCACTGAAGAGCCGCATTCACAACACAAGCTAAAgatgaaatgctgctgcttcaaaTGTTCTTGTTCATTACACGCAACAGCAAAAACTAGTCCGAGAACCTGGGAGAATTCAAAGGATGGAGATACTTCAGAAGTCCAGAAAAACGGATATTCGTGCATGTTAACGGATGCCTCCTTATGTGCCTAACTAAAAGAAGAATTGCAACATTACCCTGGAAAACAAGAATACGGCTTCCCAAAATAAGCAAAAGCCAACTAATTGGATCATTTCTCCAGCTCCTTGGAAATGTTATGCAGTGTAATGGGGTATTTGCTGGCCAGAACAGAAAACTTGAAATGCGCTACTACATTTTATGCCAGGGAGCACAGCAGCTCCCGGCTTGCAATGGAAAAACGACCCCAaacacaaccccccccaaaagacCCCCAACGGGGAAGGCTGTTACTCTTGCCCTTCTACACCTCGCTAGGGAATCACTTCGCATCGTGCGCCCCGCACCGCCCTGCGTCCGAAAC
This region of Aptenodytes patagonicus chromosome 4, bAptPat1.pri.cur, whole genome shotgun sequence genomic DNA includes:
- the NPY5R gene encoding neuropeptide Y receptor type 5 gives rise to the protein MDLGFKDRNNRTPTKNNSATTKNFSAWEDYKSSVDDIQYFLIGLYTLISLAGFMGNLLILTALLKRKQKTIINILISNLAFSDILVVLFCSPFTLTSVLLDQWMFGTIMCHVMPFLQCASVLVSTLMLISIAAVRYRMIKYPLSSNLTAKQGYFLIVTIWALGFAICSPLPVFHKIVDLSKTLNLEALENRLLCIESWPSDSYRIAFTIALLFMQYILPLVCLTASHTSVCRSIGSRLSNKENKFEEKEMVNLTLHPSKSTGTQVQPSSHSRWCCAFGRKHHRRYSKKTSSVMPAISRHHQDTHSRDLPDTSGTEKSQLSSSSKFIPGIPICFEMIPEENTEIQDMITLSRSIIRIKTRSRRVFCRLTVLILVFGFSWMPLHLFHIVTDFNATLISNRHFKLVYCICHLLGMMSCCLNPILYGFLNNSIKADLMSLIPCCQIP